In the Leptospiraceae bacterium genome, one interval contains:
- a CDS encoding site-specific DNA-methyltransferase has translation MSKELFIKVGFTVMGTETDKLPQFNSLRELQDFIRANNLDDPETLENHSNPLIKKIIVQTLLTLPVDEKVNGYGLNFVGRNFARAKYAQKTEKELRLNRSLSVAETNTQNLVLKGDNLDSLKILKSHYTGKIKCIYIDPPYNTTSDEFVYPDKFDKEEAEVLGLANLSDDDFARMDFSFKTKKSHNGWLAFMYPRLLLARDLLSKDGVIFISIDDNEQANLKLLCDDVFGEENFVANLIWERAFSPKNDAKFISNSHDYVLMFAKSINDFDIGRLNRTDEANARYSNPDNDPRGVWMSSDISVKTYNAENDYPITTPSGRVIEPPAARCWSLSKNAFFERLQDNRIWFGADGNGVPRIKRFLAELKFDGMAPTSILAHKDVGHSQEGAKEVVSLFEDKASFDGPKPVRLLKRLLTLANTEDNSIILDFFAGSGTTGHAVMQLNAEDASTGSAPGNRKFILCQIDEPIKEDKPAYKFCIDNNLPPVISSITIERLKRAGKKIAKEIEEANNKNAGKLQFDNSDTERSRSADIGFKVFDSVEAPKLKVDETGQISIEIKESDALSRIYNMIFTVGLDEPTQVPEEVVKDCIYKIGNHYYITNSERITNDDFSDVINASIRSAGKVFIDGWTASLNGTLQNYKEDVKIVF, from the coding sequence ATGAGCAAAGAACTATTTATAAAAGTAGGATTTACGGTTATGGGAACAGAAACCGACAAACTACCACAATTCAATAGTTTAAGAGAATTGCAGGATTTTATCAGGGCAAATAATCTAGATGACCCCGAAACGCTCGAAAATCATAGTAATCCCTTAATCAAAAAAATCATAGTACAGACACTTTTGACCTTACCCGTTGACGAAAAAGTAAACGGCTACGGGCTAAACTTTGTAGGTAGAAATTTTGCCAGGGCAAAATACGCGCAAAAAACCGAAAAAGAATTACGCCTGAATCGTTCGTTGAGCGTAGCCGAAACGAACACCCAAAATTTGGTGCTGAAAGGCGATAATTTGGACAGCCTGAAAATACTGAAAAGCCATTACACAGGAAAGATAAAATGTATCTACATAGACCCGCCTTACAATACCACGAGCGATGAATTTGTTTATCCCGATAAGTTTGACAAAGAAGAAGCCGAAGTGTTGGGATTGGCAAACCTAAGCGATGACGACTTTGCACGGATGGATTTTAGCTTTAAAACTAAAAAGAGCCATAATGGTTGGCTAGCATTTATGTATCCACGTTTGTTATTAGCAAGAGATTTATTGAGTAAAGATGGAGTGATTTTTATAAGTATAGATGACAATGAACAAGCCAATTTGAAATTACTTTGTGATGATGTTTTTGGAGAAGAGAATTTTGTGGCGAATTTAATTTGGGAGCGTGCATTTTCGCCTAAAAATGACGCAAAATTTATTTCAAATAGCCATGATTATGTTTTGATGTTTGCTAAAAGTATTAATGATTTTGACATAGGGAGGCTGAACCGAACCGACGAAGCTAATGCTCGTTATTCAAACCCCGATAATGATCCTCGTGGTGTATGGATGTCTAGTGATATTTCTGTAAAAACATACAATGCAGAAAATGATTATCCAATAACAACACCATCTGGGCGTGTAATAGAGCCTCCAGCAGCGCGCTGCTGGAGTCTCTCGAAAAACGCGTTTTTCGAGAGACTCCAAGATAATCGAATTTGGTTTGGAGCAGATGGTAATGGAGTACCTAGAATCAAACGTTTTCTTGCAGAATTAAAATTTGATGGTATGGCTCCAACTTCTATATTGGCTCATAAGGATGTTGGTCACAGCCAAGAAGGGGCAAAAGAGGTGGTTTCTCTCTTTGAGGATAAAGCATCTTTTGACGGACCTAAGCCAGTGAGACTTTTGAAAAGATTATTAACTCTTGCAAATACAGAAGACAATAGCATCATCCTTGACTTTTTTGCAGGTTCAGGCACCACAGGTCACGCAGTAATGCAACTCAATGCAGAAGATGCTTCGACAGGCTCAGCACCCGGCAACCGTAAATTCATATTGTGCCAGATAGACGAACCAATCAAAGAGGACAAACCGGCTTATAAATTTTGCATTGATAATAATTTACCACCGGTAATTTCGAGCATTACCATAGAACGCCTTAAACGTGCAGGAAAAAAAATTGCCAAAGAAATAGAAGAAGCAAACAACAAAAATGCAGGTAAACTGCAATTCGACAATTCGGACACTGAGCGCAGTCGAAGTGCTGATATTGGTTTTAAAGTGTTCGACAGTGTTGAAGCCCCCAAGTTGAAAGTAGATGAAACAGGTCAAATTTCAATTGAGATAAAAGAAAGCGATGCTTTAAGCCGTATTTACAATATGATTTTCACCGTTGGTTTAGACGAGCCAACACAAGTTCCAGAAGAAGTAGTAAAAGATTGCATTTACAAAATCGGCAACCATTATTACATCACCAACAGCGAGCGTATTACCAATGATGATTTTTCAGACGTTATTAATGCTTCGATACGCTCAGCAGGTAAAGTATTCATTGACGGTTGGACAGCCAGCCTAAACGGAACATTACAGAACTATAAAGAGGATGTGAAGATTGTGTTTTAA
- a CDS encoding CapA family protein yields MKILVGGDVMFNWGIQELKTRKGNNAPLIQLKEIFQEADFRAINLETPVIKKASSDESKSYVFYSKEEDLLSLKEIGVDLVFLGNNHSMDYGIKGLKETFEHLSKLNFLYAGAGKNLEEASTPITVKINEIPFQFISVSMVGESRLFAQKKRGGIAPWQKKFLQNKRKDTSTKIFSIHWGEEYRPAPYPSQVTLAHSLIDSGFKVVVGHHPHIPQAIEKYKDGIILYSLGNLIFGSRNPYLTHNIIAILHFENEKLTLCEIVPVFGKFQNEEEHIVRPLEEKKANEFLREISILSEKRNTNIEIKNGRGFIYFRKE; encoded by the coding sequence GTGAAGATATTGGTAGGAGGGGACGTTATGTTCAATTGGGGAATCCAAGAACTCAAGACAAGGAAGGGTAATAACGCACCCCTAATTCAATTGAAAGAAATTTTTCAAGAGGCAGATTTTAGAGCAATCAATTTAGAAACCCCTGTAATCAAGAAAGCTTCTTCCGATGAGAGCAAGTCCTATGTGTTTTATTCCAAAGAAGAAGACTTGCTTTCCTTAAAAGAAATTGGAGTCGATCTGGTTTTTCTCGGAAACAACCATTCTATGGACTATGGAATAAAAGGGTTAAAAGAAACCTTTGAGCATCTGTCCAAATTGAATTTTTTGTATGCAGGAGCCGGAAAAAATTTAGAAGAAGCATCCACTCCTATCACCGTGAAAATCAACGAAATTCCTTTTCAGTTTATATCTGTAAGCATGGTTGGAGAATCCAGACTTTTTGCCCAAAAAAAAAGAGGTGGTATTGCACCTTGGCAAAAAAAATTTTTACAAAATAAAAGAAAAGACACATCCACAAAAATTTTTTCTATTCACTGGGGAGAAGAATACCGCCCTGCCCCCTACCCTTCTCAAGTCACCTTAGCTCATTCGCTTATTGATTCGGGATTTAAAGTAGTAGTCGGACACCACCCTCATATTCCTCAAGCAATAGAAAAATATAAAGATGGAATCATTCTTTACTCGCTTGGAAATTTAATTTTTGGGAGCAGAAATCCCTACTTAACTCACAATATCATCGCAATACTTCATTTTGAAAATGAAAAACTTACGTTATGCGAAATTGTTCCGGTATTCGGAAAATTTCAGAATGAAGAAGAGCACATAGTACGACCTTTAGAAGAAAAAAAGGCAAATGAATTTTTACGTGAAATATCCATACTCTCCGAAAAAAGAAACACGAACATAGAAATCAAAAATGGAAGAGGATTTATCTATTTTCGAAAGGAATGA
- a CDS encoding PilZ domain-containing protein → MFFERKIKSRIPVSLNFLGKVYQMETKEISKSGATVVFFLDDLDFYPEKNSSLVFFLTFDLFRFGKVELCSKISEVVLISGDRAIVRFDFSEEPWTKRKNLYIFLKKYYSPRYTVNQKIILSKSGLEFEGKMINISNHGAFIETEPENFSNKEDVTIHFDTDFGKISILAKVEWRNLGKMFDKPNGVGIQFIGEGKALRKIQKYIGSIEKENEHLR, encoded by the coding sequence ATGTTTTTTGAAAGAAAAATTAAATCTAGAATTCCTGTGTCTCTGAATTTTCTTGGAAAAGTGTATCAGATGGAAACTAAGGAAATTTCTAAGAGTGGTGCAACAGTTGTATTTTTTTTAGATGACCTCGATTTTTATCCTGAGAAAAACAGTAGCCTTGTGTTTTTCTTGACTTTTGATTTATTTCGTTTTGGAAAAGTAGAGCTTTGTTCTAAAATCTCCGAAGTAGTTTTAATTTCCGGGGATAGGGCAATTGTTCGATTTGATTTTAGTGAAGAGCCTTGGACAAAGCGAAAAAATCTATATATATTTCTAAAAAAATATTATTCACCAAGATACACTGTAAATCAAAAAATAATTCTTTCAAAAAGTGGATTAGAATTTGAAGGGAAGATGATTAATATTTCTAATCATGGTGCTTTTATAGAAACCGAGCCTGAAAATTTTTCTAACAAAGAAGACGTAACGATTCACTTTGATACTGATTTCGGGAAAATTTCTATTCTTGCAAAAGTAGAATGGAGAAACCTTGGTAAAATGTTCGATAAACCTAATGGGGTCGGAATTCAATTTATTGGAGAAGGAAAGGCATTAAGAAAAATACAAAAGTACATCGGAAGTATTGAAAAAGAAAACGAGCACTTGAGATGA
- the rpsF gene encoding 30S ribosomal protein S6: MKNYEVTAVLKEGSSIVEETKNAIKDILSRNSAEISSEEDWGSKKIWHKINGQETGFFAHWKCKANPAKVAQIKAELLLNENILRSLVVTQN, translated from the coding sequence ATGAAAAATTATGAAGTAACTGCGGTTTTGAAGGAAGGCTCTTCAATCGTAGAAGAAACCAAAAATGCCATCAAAGATATTCTATCTCGGAATTCTGCTGAAATTTCTTCAGAGGAAGACTGGGGCTCTAAAAAAATCTGGCATAAAATCAACGGACAAGAAACAGGGTTCTTTGCTCACTGGAAATGTAAAGCAAATCCGGCAAAAGTAGCTCAAATCAAAGCAGAACTTCTTCTAAACGAGAATATTCTACGCTCCCTTGTAGTAACACAAAACTAA
- the ssb gene encoding single-stranded DNA-binding protein, with protein MANDLNRVVLIGRLTRDPEFKIIGQSSVVNFSLANNRIYVSNGEKREETHFFDCEAWGKLADILKQYAKKGKQVAIEGRLKQSTWDTPEGKKASKVRIHVENCQLLGGISESSSEKSTSVPYDNTDSSNYVPDYAETTDDDMVF; from the coding sequence ATGGCAAACGACTTAAATCGAGTTGTGTTAATCGGTCGGTTGACTAGAGACCCCGAATTCAAAATTATCGGGCAAAGCTCAGTTGTAAATTTTTCTTTGGCTAACAATCGAATCTATGTATCCAATGGAGAAAAACGAGAAGAAACTCATTTTTTCGACTGCGAAGCCTGGGGAAAATTAGCCGATATACTCAAGCAATACGCAAAAAAAGGCAAGCAAGTTGCGATTGAGGGAAGACTAAAACAATCTACCTGGGACACTCCTGAAGGGAAAAAGGCAAGTAAGGTCAGAATCCATGTAGAGAATTGCCAGCTTTTGGGCGGGATTTCAGAATCATCTTCTGAAAAATCTACCAGTGTGCCTTACGATAATACCGATTCCTCGAACTACGTTCCGGATTATGCCGAAACGACAGACGACGATATGGTATTTTAA
- a CDS encoding 30S ribosomal protein S18, translated as MDGKGKKNPKYKRKICKFCADKTLISGLDYKRVDILERFITNRGKILPRRITGTCAKHQRQLVHEIKKARSICLLPFKVI; from the coding sequence ATGGATGGGAAAGGAAAAAAGAATCCAAAGTACAAAAGAAAGATTTGTAAATTTTGTGCAGACAAAACTCTGATTTCCGGGCTGGATTATAAGCGAGTAGATATCTTGGAAAGATTTATCACAAATCGAGGAAAGATACTTCCTCGAAGAATTACAGGAACTTGTGCAAAACATCAAAGACAATTAGTGCACGAAATAAAAAAAGCAAGAAGTATATGCTTACTACCGTTTAAAGTAATCTGA
- a CDS encoding 50S ribosomal protein L9 has product MKVILQKDVSNLGDAGDIKEVSDGYARNFLFPKKFAIRADEGNTKTAIHQKKMALLKKEKRKKTMSDLASSINGKEFELKVKVGEKDKLFGSVTANDISVMLKNSGFDIDKRKIELSDQIKSLGEFSAKIKLADGINASVKIKVDKEV; this is encoded by the coding sequence ATGAAAGTTATATTACAAAAAGATGTATCCAATCTTGGAGATGCAGGAGATATCAAAGAAGTATCTGATGGATACGCTCGAAATTTTCTGTTTCCAAAGAAATTTGCAATCCGAGCTGACGAAGGCAATACTAAAACTGCCATTCATCAGAAAAAAATGGCATTACTCAAGAAAGAGAAAAGAAAGAAGACAATGAGCGATCTTGCCTCTTCTATCAACGGAAAAGAATTTGAGTTAAAAGTAAAAGTAGGCGAAAAAGATAAGCTATTTGGCTCTGTTACTGCAAATGATATTTCTGTGATGCTGAAAAATTCTGGCTTTGATATTGATAAAAGAAAGATCGAACTTTCAGATCAAATCAAATCTTTAGGTGAATTTAGCGCGAAAATCAAACTTGCAGACGGAATAAATGCCTCTGTTAAAATCAAAGTAGACAAGGAAGTTTAA